One Lysinibacillus sp. OF-1 DNA segment encodes these proteins:
- a CDS encoding DUF342 domain-containing protein — protein MILVRNENFEISEENGKVFMLTFNAGFPLKEFDSILRSHPRLKLSNFSILKTVLSTQNTSLVEIGRWLPNVEAEIARDKMSASIFIYETLEYIQNNHEKLTQQVHETLEEKGIVHGILDFDISKAEPGKAFLIAQGEPPVAGMDAQITYLPKPERKPVIRDDGKADYYDMNFISEISEGSWLGEKIPATLGKAGKNVLGEVVAAVPGRDFPIKYDTKSAYEVEEDGKVVIRSKIAGVLDDVKGMIGVNRHLPINGDVGVETGNLEFNGSLSIKGTVTSGYTVIATGDISIDGAEGVSGAKLIKSIEGDVYIRGGIFGLGSTIVEAGGNIFVKHVNEANLFAGDSIHIGFYALGSQLSAHSIYVDERKGKIIGGRAVAKNTIVTAISGNRLERRTDLIIESINKQENNSVMQEKAAQLKEIQAEISAHEMKMKSLLPFLNQMSKEQTASFEETKQALTKLKAEALTLDREVKILMDEMRHVGKEEIIVTKEAHPGTYIQIGRKSSLLSKMTNGKFLLEFGELNV, from the coding sequence TTGATTCTAGTTCGAAATGAAAACTTCGAAATTTCTGAAGAAAATGGCAAGGTATTTATGCTTACTTTTAATGCCGGTTTCCCATTAAAAGAATTTGATAGCATTCTACGTAGTCATCCACGACTTAAATTATCTAATTTTTCAATTTTAAAAACCGTGTTGTCAACCCAAAATACAAGCCTGGTTGAAATTGGTCGCTGGCTTCCGAATGTGGAAGCTGAAATAGCACGTGATAAAATGTCAGCCTCTATTTTTATATATGAAACGCTCGAATATATTCAAAATAATCACGAAAAATTGACACAACAAGTACATGAAACACTTGAAGAAAAAGGCATTGTACATGGAATATTAGATTTTGATATTTCGAAGGCTGAGCCAGGAAAAGCATTTTTAATTGCTCAAGGAGAACCACCTGTAGCAGGAATGGATGCACAAATTACATACTTACCTAAGCCAGAGAGAAAGCCGGTCATTCGTGACGACGGTAAAGCAGATTACTATGATATGAATTTCATTTCAGAAATTTCAGAAGGCTCATGGCTAGGTGAAAAGATTCCTGCTACATTAGGTAAAGCAGGGAAAAATGTGCTAGGTGAAGTAGTTGCTGCTGTACCGGGGCGAGATTTTCCTATAAAATACGATACAAAATCTGCCTATGAAGTGGAAGAGGACGGAAAAGTTGTAATCCGCTCGAAAATTGCCGGTGTTTTAGATGATGTTAAGGGGATGATTGGTGTAAACCGACACCTTCCTATAAACGGCGATGTTGGAGTGGAAACAGGCAATCTCGAATTTAATGGTTCACTTAGTATTAAAGGAACGGTGACAAGTGGCTATACAGTGATTGCGACTGGTGATATTTCCATCGATGGTGCAGAGGGTGTAAGCGGTGCCAAGCTTATTAAATCCATTGAGGGTGACGTTTATATTCGTGGGGGCATTTTTGGACTCGGTTCAACAATAGTGGAAGCAGGGGGCAATATATTTGTAAAGCATGTGAATGAAGCGAATTTATTTGCAGGTGATAGTATTCATATTGGTTTTTATGCGCTAGGCTCACAGCTTTCTGCCCATTCCATTTATGTGGACGAACGAAAAGGTAAAATTATTGGGGGACGTGCGGTAGCTAAAAATACTATTGTCACGGCCATTTCAGGCAATCGCTTAGAGCGCCGAACTGATTTGATAATTGAAAGCATCAATAAGCAAGAAAATAATTCTGTCATGCAAGAAAAAGCAGCACAGCTAAAAGAAATTCAAGCGGAAATTTCTGCCCATGAGATGAAAATGAAAAGCTTATTGCCATTTCTCAATCAAATGTCCAAAGAACAAACGGCTTCATTTGAAGAGACAAAGCAAGCTTTAACAAAATTAAAGGCTGAAGCCTTAACATTAGATCGTGAAGTTAAAATATTAATGGATGAAATGCGTCATGTCGGAAAAGAAGAAATTATTGTAACAAAAGAGGCACATCCTGGTACGTATATTCAAATTGGTAGAAAATCATCGTTATTAAGCAAAATGACGAATGGTAAATTCCTGCTCGAATTTGGTGAGTTAAATGTCTAA
- the lpdA gene encoding dihydrolipoyl dehydrogenase: MAQNYDVVILGGGTGGYVAAIRAAQLGLKTAIVERERLGGTCLHKGCIPSKALLRSAEVYRMANKTASDYGVDIEGVTLQFDKVQARKQAIVEQLSQGVNTLMKKGKIDVYQGTGRILGPSIFSPMPGTISVEMSNGDENEMLVPTNVVIATGSKPRGMAGLTVDGQYVLNSDHALALEKLPKSLLIVGGGVIGIEWASMLCDFGVYVTIVEYGPSILPAEDADIVKEVTKQLEKRGVRIVTNARLDASTFKIENDNVFISATVDDKEEIFEADKLLLCVGREANTQGIGLENTEIEVENGFIKVNDSYQTKESHMYAIGDVIGGLQLAHVASHEGMAAIEHIATGKTEKLDDLKVPKCVYSYPEVASIGLTERAAKERGFSLKIGKFPFKAIGKALVNGEAEGFVKIIADEETDDILGIHMVGPHVTDLIGEASLAKVLDATPWEISQAIHPHPSLNEVLVESALAVDDRAIHF, from the coding sequence ATGGCTCAAAATTATGATGTTGTCATCTTAGGTGGAGGTACAGGCGGATATGTTGCTGCCATTCGAGCTGCGCAGTTGGGCTTGAAAACAGCTATTGTAGAACGTGAACGCTTAGGCGGAACTTGCTTACATAAAGGTTGTATCCCAAGTAAAGCCTTACTTCGAAGTGCGGAAGTATATCGCATGGCTAATAAAACAGCTAGTGACTATGGTGTCGATATTGAAGGTGTGACATTGCAATTTGACAAAGTTCAGGCTAGAAAACAAGCCATCGTTGAGCAATTAAGTCAAGGTGTGAATACACTGATGAAAAAAGGCAAAATAGATGTTTATCAGGGTACAGGGCGAATTTTAGGGCCATCTATTTTCTCTCCTATGCCGGGCACGATTTCTGTAGAGATGTCCAATGGTGATGAAAATGAAATGCTTGTTCCTACAAACGTTGTCATTGCAACGGGTTCAAAGCCTCGTGGAATGGCAGGCTTAACGGTTGATGGGCAATATGTGCTGAATTCAGATCATGCCTTAGCGTTAGAAAAATTACCAAAATCATTATTAATCGTTGGTGGCGGTGTCATCGGAATTGAGTGGGCATCTATGCTATGCGATTTTGGTGTGTATGTAACGATCGTCGAATACGGTCCATCGATTTTACCAGCAGAAGATGCAGATATCGTCAAAGAAGTGACGAAACAGCTTGAAAAACGAGGTGTTCGCATTGTGACGAATGCTCGACTAGATGCGAGTACATTCAAAATTGAAAATGATAACGTTTTCATTTCAGCGACGGTGGATGATAAAGAAGAAATTTTTGAAGCAGATAAACTATTACTTTGTGTAGGACGTGAGGCGAATACGCAAGGTATTGGCTTAGAAAATACAGAAATCGAAGTTGAAAATGGCTTTATTAAGGTGAATGATTCCTATCAAACGAAGGAATCCCATATGTATGCTATAGGTGATGTGATTGGTGGCTTACAATTAGCACACGTTGCTTCTCATGAAGGAATGGCAGCTATTGAACATATTGCAACAGGTAAAACAGAGAAATTGGATGATTTGAAAGTACCAAAATGTGTTTACTCATATCCAGAGGTTGCCAGCATTGGCTTGACAGAGCGTGCTGCAAAAGAACGTGGATTTTCATTAAAGATTGGTAAATTCCCATTCAAGGCTATTGGGAAAGCATTAGTTAATGGTGAGGCAGAGGGCTTTGTCAAAATTATTGCGGATGAAGAAACAGATGATATTTTGGGTATTCATATGGTAGGGCCTCATGTGACCGATTTAATTGGGGAAGCATCATTAGCGAAAGTATTAGATGCAACGCCATGGGAAATTAGTCAGGCTATTCATCCACATCCATCGTTAAATGAGGTTTTAGTGGAATCTGCTTTAGCGGTTGATGATCGTGCTATCCATTTTTAA
- a CDS encoding Leu/Phe/Val dehydrogenase: MEIFKYMEKYDYEQLVFCQDEASGLKAVIAIHDTTLGPALGGARMWTYASEENAIEDALRLARGMTYKNAAAGLNLGGGKTVIIGDPFKDKNEEMFRALGRFIQGLNGRYITAEDVGTTVSDMDLIHEETNYVTGISPAFGSSGNPSPVTAYGVYRGMKAAAKEAFGSDSLEGLKVSVQGLGNVAYKLCEYLHNEGAKLVVTDINQAAIDRVVNDFDAIAVAPDEIYAQEVDIFSPCALGAILNDETIPQLKAKVIAGSANNQLKDSRHGDYLHELGIVYAPDYVINAGGVINVADELYGYNRERAMKRVDGIYDSIEKIFAISKRDGIPTYVAANRLAEERIARVAKSRSQFLKNEKNILHGR; this comes from the coding sequence ATGGAAATCTTCAAGTATATGGAAAAGTATGATTATGAACAATTGGTATTTTGCCAAGATGAAGCATCAGGGTTAAAAGCGGTTATCGCTATCCATGATACGACACTTGGACCAGCACTAGGTGGAGCACGTATGTGGACATATGCATCAGAAGAAAATGCAATTGAAGATGCGTTACGTTTAGCAAGGGGTATGACTTACAAAAATGCTGCAGCTGGTTTAAACCTTGGCGGTGGAAAAACGGTCATTATAGGTGACCCATTTAAAGATAAAAATGAAGAAATGTTTCGTGCATTAGGTCGTTTCATCCAAGGATTGAATGGCCGTTATATTACAGCCGAAGATGTAGGTACAACGGTATCGGATATGGATTTAATCCATGAAGAAACAAACTATGTAACAGGAATTTCTCCTGCATTTGGTTCTTCAGGTAACCCATCTCCAGTAACAGCGTATGGCGTTTACCGTGGTATGAAAGCGGCGGCAAAAGAAGCATTTGGTTCCGATTCATTAGAAGGATTAAAAGTTTCTGTACAGGGTCTAGGAAATGTAGCCTACAAGCTTTGCGAGTATTTACATAATGAAGGGGCAAAACTTGTTGTAACAGATATCAATCAGGCAGCCATTGATCGAGTTGTTAATGACTTCGACGCTATTGCAGTGGCACCCGATGAAATTTATGCGCAGGAAGTCGATATTTTCTCACCATGTGCATTAGGCGCTATTTTAAACGATGAAACAATTCCACAACTAAAAGCGAAAGTGATTGCTGGATCTGCTAATAACCAATTAAAAGATTCTCGCCATGGTGACTATTTGCATGAATTAGGTATCGTCTATGCACCAGACTATGTGATTAATGCTGGTGGCGTGATAAACGTTGCAGATGAATTATATGGTTATAATCGTGAACGTGCAATGAAACGCGTTGATGGTATTTATGATAGTATTGAAAAAATCTTTGCTATTTCTAAACGAGATGGCATTCCAACATATGTGGCAGCGAATCGCTTAGCTGAGGAACGTATCGCTCGTGTAGCGAAATCTCGCAGCCAATTCTTAAAAAATGAAAAAAATATTTTACACGGTCGCTAA
- a CDS encoding SpoIVB peptidase S55 domain-containing protein yields MNRHWRQLVILPMLIFLLVLPIQAFAAKKLIPMGEAIGIQLQLSHVFVAHDVLLASNQWMKGGAVIEKINDVPVKSLADAKQAVAKDGQQKWTINSGGQQITLELQDQEAEHVISFLKDETDGVGTLTYIDPETKNYGALGHQIVDSTLQEAPVFKAGSIFLASIQQIRKSTPGQPGYKISSIEKHQERLGSIDKNTIYGIFGRWEEGYQQRLPKAIEIMHEKDIKAGKAEIYTAIEGSKVESFTIEITKVENERLEFLVSDKKLIEKTGGILQGMSGSPIIQDGRFVGAVTHMFVEEPKKGAALTVAEMLRRSS; encoded by the coding sequence ATGAATCGTCATTGGCGTCAATTAGTCATTTTGCCTATGCTCATCTTTTTGTTAGTGTTGCCTATACAAGCTTTTGCCGCCAAAAAGCTTATACCAATGGGCGAAGCGATTGGAATTCAACTTCAATTATCACATGTATTTGTAGCACATGATGTACTGTTAGCTTCCAATCAGTGGATGAAGGGAGGTGCTGTGATTGAAAAAATAAATGATGTCCCAGTAAAATCTCTTGCTGATGCCAAACAAGCTGTGGCAAAGGATGGCCAACAGAAATGGACGATCAATAGTGGTGGCCAACAAATTACACTGGAGTTACAAGACCAAGAAGCAGAGCATGTCATTTCCTTTTTAAAAGATGAAACAGATGGAGTAGGAACACTGACTTATATTGATCCAGAGACAAAAAATTACGGTGCACTAGGTCATCAAATTGTCGATTCAACCCTACAAGAAGCCCCTGTTTTTAAAGCAGGCTCCATATTTTTAGCTTCCATCCAACAAATTCGCAAAAGCACACCGGGTCAACCAGGCTATAAAATTTCCTCCATTGAAAAGCACCAAGAACGACTAGGCAGTATAGATAAAAATACTATTTATGGTATTTTTGGCCGTTGGGAAGAGGGTTATCAACAAAGATTGCCCAAAGCCATAGAAATTATGCACGAAAAAGATATAAAAGCTGGGAAAGCTGAAATCTATACAGCCATTGAAGGCAGTAAGGTGGAATCCTTTACGATTGAAATTACAAAAGTTGAAAATGAACGCCTTGAATTTTTAGTATCTGACAAAAAGCTCATCGAAAAAACTGGTGGTATTTTGCAGGGAATGAGTGGCAGTCCTATCATTCAAGACGGACGTTTTGTCGGTGCTGTGACACATATGTTTGTGGAGGAGCCGAAAAAAGGAGCAGCACTAACTGTAGCAGAAATGTTAAGAAGATCTTCCTAA
- a CDS encoding glycerophosphodiester phosphodiesterase, producing the protein MSNSSCIPVFAHRGASAYALENTFQAFEKALELGADGIELDIQFSKEGLPVIYHDPQLSRLVGTNKLVSDCTIEELLRFKLGKPWRRLFSSYKIPAFDAVLAWANQQQLPLNIELKSTILDNRSGLINFLRGLVLPTGSHFSSFHYELLEIVKAHRPEYETALIATKKIKWDLLADYQGADCVHMHKRYYKPRYLEACVTSEKACRFYAIDGSEPFLTNPHHAVIGWITDYPDRVIAAQQRL; encoded by the coding sequence ATGTCTAATTCATCATGTATCCCTGTCTTTGCACATCGAGGTGCATCTGCTTATGCATTGGAGAATACCTTTCAGGCTTTTGAAAAAGCATTAGAGCTAGGGGCGGACGGGATTGAATTAGATATTCAATTTTCAAAAGAGGGATTACCTGTAATCTATCATGATCCACAGTTATCAAGACTCGTCGGCACCAATAAACTGGTGAGTGATTGTACGATAGAGGAGCTTCTGCGCTTTAAACTAGGAAAGCCTTGGAGACGTCTATTTTCATCGTATAAAATACCAGCATTTGATGCGGTTTTAGCATGGGCAAATCAACAGCAGCTACCATTGAATATTGAATTAAAATCAACGATCCTGGACAATAGAAGTGGTCTGATTAACTTCCTTCGAGGCTTAGTTCTGCCAACGGGAAGTCATTTTTCGTCCTTTCACTACGAGCTTCTAGAGATTGTGAAAGCGCATAGACCTGAATATGAAACAGCTCTTATTGCCACGAAAAAAATAAAATGGGATTTGCTAGCTGATTATCAAGGGGCTGACTGTGTCCATATGCATAAAAGATATTATAAACCAAGATACTTAGAGGCTTGTGTCACAAGTGAGAAAGCATGCCGTTTTTATGCAATAGATGGCTCAGAGCCTTTCTTAACAAATCCACATCATGCTGTGATTGGTTGGATTACAGATTATCCTGATAGAGTCATCGCAGCACAGCAGCGTCTATAA
- a CDS encoding TlyA family RNA methyltransferase, translating into MTKQLKERVDILLVERGLCETREKAKRSIMAGLVFSNEIRIDKAGEKIAVDAPLQVKGSDLKYVSRGGLKLEKALQIFDMSVEGKLMLDIGSSTGGFTDCALQHGARHCYALDVGSNQLAWKIRSDERVTVMEKTNFRYTTAADLSEGLPAFATIDVSFISLSLILPVLKTLLLPGGDVMALVKPQFEAGKDKVGKKGIVRDKKVHLEVLEKTATMATTLGFVVKDASFSPITGGEGNIEFLFHLVNPIGEEVIPAYTAFNALVEEAHNSLK; encoded by the coding sequence ATGACAAAACAACTAAAAGAACGAGTAGATATTTTACTTGTAGAGCGTGGATTATGTGAAACACGAGAAAAAGCAAAACGTTCCATTATGGCAGGACTTGTTTTTTCGAATGAAATACGTATTGATAAGGCAGGCGAGAAAATTGCCGTCGATGCACCGCTACAAGTAAAGGGCTCTGATTTAAAATATGTAAGTCGTGGTGGTCTGAAGCTAGAAAAGGCCCTGCAAATTTTTGATATGTCTGTAGAAGGGAAGCTAATGCTTGACATTGGCTCCTCTACAGGCGGCTTTACAGATTGTGCCTTACAACATGGCGCAAGACATTGCTATGCACTGGATGTTGGCTCGAACCAATTGGCTTGGAAAATTCGCTCGGATGAACGTGTCACGGTCATGGAAAAAACGAATTTTCGCTATACCACGGCAGCTGATTTATCAGAAGGCTTACCTGCTTTTGCCACAATTGATGTTAGCTTTATCTCGTTGTCACTGATTTTACCAGTCTTAAAAACATTATTGCTGCCAGGTGGTGATGTTATGGCATTGGTGAAACCTCAGTTTGAAGCGGGGAAAGATAAGGTTGGTAAAAAAGGGATTGTTCGTGATAAAAAAGTACATTTAGAAGTATTAGAAAAGACGGCCACTATGGCGACAACGCTTGGCTTTGTCGTGAAGGATGCCTCTTTCTCTCCAATCACAGGTGGAGAAGGAAATATTGAATTTTTATTCCATTTAGTGAATCCTATTGGAGAAGAAGTCATCCCTGCATATACAGCTTTTAATGCACTCGTTGAAGAAGCGCATAATTCTTTAAAATAA
- the recN gene encoding DNA repair protein RecN — protein MLRELSIRNFAIIEDLTVSFSEGLTVLTGETGAGKSIIIDAVHLLAGGRGNTEFIRHGARKAELGGLFQISSSIHPVLKKLEEAGIEIEEDTVILRRDLNDSGKSICRVNGKLVPLSVLRDIGASLIDIHGQHENQELMDEKQHINLLDQFAEEELSPIQKTYSTHYEEYRLLKKDLASISIDEQLMAQRIDLYQFQIKELEEANLKLGEEDELLDERRRLMNFNKIFERSSAAYEAIQGESKGLDWIGAAMGALEDAATVDEQFKEASEAVTTAFYALQDAAYQVKNVLDELEFDPARLNEVEQRLALLQNLKRKYGSTVEEILAYYEKIKTELNELLNRDEILQVKERRVLEMEAVLSDLASELSTVRKAAAQQLSEAIMAELRELHMEKAKFIVNFDELPYFDANGKDQIIFYISTNVGEPPKSLPKIASGGELSRMMLALKTIFSSSNGITSIIFDEVDTGVSGRVAQAIAEKIAAISVNSQVLCISHLPQVAAMADHHYFIKKEVEHDRTFTSLSEIDQDARIEEVSRMMSGTEITALTLQHATELLKMADERKKQMR, from the coding sequence GTGTTAAGAGAGCTTAGTATTCGAAACTTTGCTATCATTGAGGATTTGACAGTGAGTTTTTCAGAAGGCTTAACTGTACTCACAGGGGAAACGGGTGCTGGAAAATCCATTATCATTGATGCTGTGCATTTACTTGCGGGGGGACGAGGCAATACTGAATTTATTCGTCATGGCGCAAGAAAGGCAGAATTGGGTGGCTTATTTCAAATTTCGAGTTCCATTCATCCCGTTCTGAAAAAATTAGAAGAAGCAGGCATTGAAATAGAAGAAGATACCGTTATTTTACGCCGTGATTTAAATGATTCTGGTAAAAGTATTTGCCGTGTAAATGGAAAGCTTGTGCCCTTATCCGTTTTAAGAGATATTGGGGCAAGTCTCATTGATATTCATGGTCAACATGAAAATCAAGAGTTGATGGATGAAAAACAGCATATTAATTTGCTTGACCAGTTTGCAGAGGAAGAGCTGTCACCTATTCAAAAAACGTATAGTACTCACTATGAGGAATACCGTTTACTCAAAAAAGACTTAGCCTCCATATCCATCGATGAACAATTGATGGCACAACGGATTGATTTGTATCAATTCCAAATAAAAGAGCTAGAGGAAGCTAATTTAAAGCTAGGTGAGGAAGACGAGCTCCTAGATGAACGTCGCCGTCTTATGAACTTCAATAAAATTTTTGAACGCTCTAGTGCAGCTTATGAGGCCATTCAAGGCGAATCGAAAGGACTCGATTGGATTGGTGCAGCTATGGGCGCGCTAGAAGATGCTGCAACAGTTGACGAACAATTTAAAGAAGCTTCTGAAGCGGTGACAACTGCGTTTTATGCCTTGCAGGATGCAGCCTATCAGGTCAAAAATGTATTAGATGAATTAGAATTTGATCCAGCTCGTTTAAATGAGGTTGAGCAACGTTTAGCGTTATTGCAAAATTTAAAGCGCAAATATGGTTCAACAGTGGAAGAAATTTTAGCGTATTACGAAAAAATTAAAACAGAGTTAAATGAGCTGTTGAATCGTGATGAAATATTGCAAGTGAAAGAACGACGTGTGTTAGAAATGGAAGCTGTGCTCAGTGATCTGGCGAGTGAACTTTCAACTGTACGTAAAGCTGCCGCCCAGCAATTAAGTGAAGCAATTATGGCAGAGTTACGTGAATTACATATGGAAAAAGCAAAATTTATTGTCAATTTCGATGAATTACCATATTTTGATGCTAACGGGAAAGATCAGATCATTTTCTATATCTCTACAAACGTTGGAGAACCGCCGAAGTCTTTACCAAAAATTGCATCAGGCGGAGAATTATCGCGCATGATGCTTGCATTAAAAACCATTTTTTCCTCTTCTAATGGCATTACATCCATTATTTTTGATGAGGTTGATACGGGTGTCAGTGGCCGTGTGGCGCAAGCCATTGCAGAAAAAATAGCCGCGATTTCCGTTAATTCTCAAGTTTTATGTATTTCACATTTACCGCAAGTTGCTGCTATGGCTGATCATCATTACTTTATAAAAAAAGAAGTGGAGCATGATCGAACATTTACATCTTTATCAGAGATTGATCAAGATGCTCGAATTGAAGAAGTAAGTCGCATGATGTCCGGAACAGAAATTACCGCCTTAACATTACAGCATGCAACGGAACTTTTAAAAATGGCGGATGAACGAAAAAAACAGATGCGTTAA
- the ahrC gene encoding transcriptional regulator AhrC/ArgR, with protein MNKGQRHIRIRDIIANHEIETQDDLVDFLKEAGYNVTQATVSRDIKELHLVKVPLQDGRYKYSLPADQRFNPVQKLHRALADAFVSIDGASHFLVMKALPGNANAIASLLDHLDWPEILGTISGDDTILIICRNENERENTKNRLLDML; from the coding sequence TTGAATAAAGGACAACGACATATACGGATTCGGGATATTATCGCCAATCATGAAATTGAAACACAAGATGATTTAGTCGATTTTTTAAAAGAAGCAGGCTATAATGTGACACAAGCTACGGTATCACGCGATATAAAAGAGCTACATTTAGTAAAAGTACCATTACAGGATGGTCGCTATAAATATAGTCTGCCCGCAGATCAGCGTTTCAACCCAGTCCAAAAATTACATCGTGCATTAGCAGATGCATTTGTAAGTATTGATGGCGCATCTCACTTTTTAGTGATGAAAGCTCTCCCAGGGAATGCGAATGCGATTGCATCCTTACTTGATCATTTAGATTGGCCAGAAATTTTAGGTACAATTTCTGGAGATGATACCATTTTAATTATTTGTCGAAATGAAAATGAGCGTGAAAATACAAAAAATCGCTTATTAGACATGCTTTAA
- the spo0A gene encoding sporulation transcription factor Spo0A, producing MTKVKVAIADDNRELLKTMEQYFQGHAEIEIIATASNGKVCLQMLEEFTPDILLLDIIMPHLDGLAVLESMYQNEKMASIQVIMLTAFGQEDVMKQAVDLGASYFMLKPFEFDQLVQKILHCAGQKATLPKKTSVLQPTVPQKLNQHQLDSTITAIIKEIGVPAHIKGYSYLREAIQMVFEDIELLGSVTKILYPEIAKKFNTTPSRVERAIRHAIEVAWNRGNYESISSMFGYTVHHLKSKPTNSEFIAMIADKIRIDMMAS from the coding sequence ATGACAAAGGTAAAAGTAGCGATTGCAGATGATAATCGTGAGTTATTAAAAACAATGGAGCAGTATTTTCAAGGACATGCCGAAATAGAAATTATTGCAACTGCTTCAAATGGGAAAGTTTGTCTACAAATGCTTGAGGAATTCACACCAGATATTTTACTTCTAGATATAATAATGCCTCATCTTGACGGTTTAGCTGTATTAGAGTCCATGTATCAAAATGAGAAAATGGCATCCATCCAAGTCATTATGCTAACAGCTTTTGGCCAGGAAGATGTCATGAAACAAGCGGTCGATTTAGGGGCTTCCTATTTCATGCTAAAACCATTTGAATTCGATCAATTGGTACAAAAAATTCTACATTGTGCTGGACAGAAGGCGACACTTCCGAAAAAGACAAGCGTGTTACAACCGACAGTACCTCAAAAATTAAATCAGCATCAATTAGACAGCACGATTACGGCCATCATTAAAGAAATCGGTGTACCTGCACATATTAAAGGGTATTCTTATTTACGTGAAGCCATTCAAATGGTCTTTGAGGATATTGAGCTACTAGGATCTGTGACAAAAATTTTATATCCGGAAATCGCGAAAAAATTCAATACGACACCATCTCGCGTGGAACGTGCCATCCGACATGCCATTGAGGTTGCGTGGAATCGTGGCAATTATGAATCCATTTCGTCGATGTTTGGCTACACTGTGCATCACTTAAAATCCAAACCAACAAATAGTGAATTCATTGCCATGATCGCAGACAAAATCCGCATTGATATGATGGCTAGCTAA
- a CDS encoding DUF2627 domain-containing protein, producing the protein MARLAAFIVMLIPGLMAAGGIKFMRDTLFGKLISPFPFLWLQFVVGVIFFVIGFGFFAGFLLHRDRKNGKVAPRFQKK; encoded by the coding sequence ATGGCCCGTTTAGCTGCATTTATTGTAATGCTTATTCCAGGTCTTATGGCTGCAGGTGGCATTAAATTTATGCGTGATACATTATTTGGTAAACTCATTTCACCATTCCCATTTTTATGGCTACAATTTGTAGTAGGTGTTATTTTCTTTGTAATAGGCTTTGGATTTTTCGCAGGATTTTTACTACATCGCGACCGAAAAAATGGAAAAGTAGCACCACGCTTTCAGAAAAAATAA